A genomic segment from Nicotiana tabacum cultivar K326 chromosome 7, ASM71507v2, whole genome shotgun sequence encodes:
- the LOC107825322 gene encoding lysophospholipid acyltransferase LPEAT2 isoform X1, producing the protein MSDHTVSAPLLPFSTHLSDSDHDQAPEPHVIVTVDDDDGVHQLPNGDDHQLVTHISEVDDNPYAFLGAKRFDMPGSTTVDPFRNNTPRIEGVYEWFKIVVCLPLALVRLLLFGLSLMVGYVATRVALYGWKDKHNPMPKWRSRLMCVTRSSARTILFSFGYQWIRRKGKPAPREIAPVVVSNHVSYIDPIFFFYELFPTIVASESHDSMPFVGTIIRAMQVIYVNRFSPTSRKHAVSEIKRKASCNQFPRVLLFPEGTTTNGRAIISFQLGAFIPGYPIQPVIVRYPHVHFDQSWGNVSLGMLMFRMFTQFHNFMEVEYLPVVSPHENQKENAVRFAQRTGHAVATALNVVQTSHSYGDVLLLAKALEANQENPSLYFVEMAAVEAAFHLSSLEAVEFLDVFLSMNPDSKGQVEIQDFLRVLRLKPCTLSEKMFGFTDMQKSGKMTFKQFLVGSAHILKQPLFHQACESAFTACGDDGKNYILEQEFGYSLMLSLPGLSNNEIHGLFTLFDTDHDGKISKADLIACLRRYPLLIALFSPCLLQQTCP; encoded by the exons ATGTCGGACCACACTGTATCCGCTCCTCTTTTACCTTTCTCCACCCACCTCTCAGACTCCGATCACGATCAGGCGCCTGAGCCGCACGTGATCGTTACTGTTGACGACGATGATGGGGTCCACCAGCTACCCAACGGCGATGATCATCAATTGGTTACTCATATTTCGGAGGTGGATGATAACCCATATGCGTTTCTTGGAGCGAAACGGTTCGACATGCCTGGATCCACTACCGTTGACCCGTTCAGGAACAATACACCTAGAATCGAAGGGGTCTATGAATGGTTCAAGATTGTCGTGTGTTTGCCACTTGCTTTGGTGAGGTTGTTGCTTTTTGGGTTGTCTTTGATGGTCGGTTACGTGGCGACACGTGTTGCTTTGTACGGGTGGAAAGATAAACACAATCCTATGCCTAAATGGAGGTCCAGATTGATGTGTGTTACCCGGTCTAGTGCCAGAACCATCCTTTTCTCTTTCGG GTACCAATGGATAAGACGAAAAGGAAAACCTGCACCAAGGGAGATAGCTCCCGTTGTTGTATCTAATCATGTCTCTTACATAGACCCTATCTTCTTTTTCTATGAGTTATTTCCTACCATTGTTGCTTCCGAGTCCCATGATTCCATGCCTTTCGTCGGAACCATTATCAGAGCTATGCAG GTGATATATGTTAATAGATTCTCTCCCACTTCAAGGAAGCATGCTGTTAGTGAAATAAAG AGAAAGGCTTCTTGCAATCAATTTCCCCGAGTGCTTTTATTTCCTGAAGGGACTACAACCAACGGAAGAGCTATTATTTCCTTTCAACTTGGTGCATTTATCCCAGGATATCCTATCCAGCCTGTTATTGTGCGGTATCCCCACGTACACTTTGACCAATCATG GGGGAATGTTTCCCTTGGAATGCTGATGTTTAGAATGTTCACTCAGTTCCACAATTTCATGGAG GTTGAGTACCTTCCTGTTGTATCACCTCATGAGAATCAGAAAGAAAATGCTGTACGGTTTGCTCAAAGG ACTGGCCATGCTGTTGCAACTGCCCTTAATGTTGTACAAACATCTCATTCTTATGGCGATGTACTGCTTCTCGCTAAGGCATTGGAGGCCAATCAG GAAAATCCATCACTCTATTTTGTTGAGATGGCAGCGGTTGAAGCG GCATTTCATTTGAGCTCTTTGGAGGCTGTAGAGTTTCTGGATGTTTTCCTTTCAATGAACCCAGACTCCAA GGGACAGGTCGAGATTCAGGACTTCCTCAGGGTTTTAAGACTGAAACCCTGTACTCTTTctgaaaag ATGTTTGGCTTCACTGATATGCAGAAGAGCGGTAAAATGACATTCAAGCAG TTTTTGGTTGGTTCAGCTCATATCTTGAAGCAGCCATTGTTTCATCAAGCCTGTGAATCAGCCTTTACTGCATGTGGCGACGATGGGAAGAACTACATTCTGGAGCAAGAG TTTGGGTATTCTCTTATGCTATCACTTCCTGGTTTGAGTAACAATGag
- the LOC107825322 gene encoding lysophospholipid acyltransferase LPEAT2 isoform X2 has protein sequence MSDHTVSAPLLPFSTHLSDSDHDQAPEPHVIVTVDDDDGVHQLPNGDDHQLVTHISEVDDNPYAFLGAKRFDMPGSTTVDPFRNNTPRIEGVYEWFKIVVCLPLALVRLLLFGLSLMVGYVATRVALYGWKDKHNPMPKWRSRLMCVTRSSARTILFSFGYQWIRRKGKPAPREIAPVVVSNHVSYIDPIFFFYELFPTIVASESHDSMPFVGTIIRAMQVIYVNRFSPTSRKHAVSEIKRKASCNQFPRVLLFPEGTTTNGRAIISFQLGAFIPGYPIQPVIVRYPHVHFDQSWGNVSLGMLMFRMFTQFHNFMEVEYLPVVSPHENQKENAVRFAQRTGHAVATALNVVQTSHSYGDVLLLAKALEANQENPSLYFVEMAAVEAAFHLSSLEAVEFLDVFLSMNPDSKGQVEIQDFLRVLRLKPCTLSEKMFGFTDMQKSGKMTFKQFLVGSAHILKQPLFHQACESAFTACGDDGKNYILEQEIHGLFTLFDTDHDGKISKADLIACLRRYPLLIALFSPCLLQQTCP, from the exons ATGTCGGACCACACTGTATCCGCTCCTCTTTTACCTTTCTCCACCCACCTCTCAGACTCCGATCACGATCAGGCGCCTGAGCCGCACGTGATCGTTACTGTTGACGACGATGATGGGGTCCACCAGCTACCCAACGGCGATGATCATCAATTGGTTACTCATATTTCGGAGGTGGATGATAACCCATATGCGTTTCTTGGAGCGAAACGGTTCGACATGCCTGGATCCACTACCGTTGACCCGTTCAGGAACAATACACCTAGAATCGAAGGGGTCTATGAATGGTTCAAGATTGTCGTGTGTTTGCCACTTGCTTTGGTGAGGTTGTTGCTTTTTGGGTTGTCTTTGATGGTCGGTTACGTGGCGACACGTGTTGCTTTGTACGGGTGGAAAGATAAACACAATCCTATGCCTAAATGGAGGTCCAGATTGATGTGTGTTACCCGGTCTAGTGCCAGAACCATCCTTTTCTCTTTCGG GTACCAATGGATAAGACGAAAAGGAAAACCTGCACCAAGGGAGATAGCTCCCGTTGTTGTATCTAATCATGTCTCTTACATAGACCCTATCTTCTTTTTCTATGAGTTATTTCCTACCATTGTTGCTTCCGAGTCCCATGATTCCATGCCTTTCGTCGGAACCATTATCAGAGCTATGCAG GTGATATATGTTAATAGATTCTCTCCCACTTCAAGGAAGCATGCTGTTAGTGAAATAAAG AGAAAGGCTTCTTGCAATCAATTTCCCCGAGTGCTTTTATTTCCTGAAGGGACTACAACCAACGGAAGAGCTATTATTTCCTTTCAACTTGGTGCATTTATCCCAGGATATCCTATCCAGCCTGTTATTGTGCGGTATCCCCACGTACACTTTGACCAATCATG GGGGAATGTTTCCCTTGGAATGCTGATGTTTAGAATGTTCACTCAGTTCCACAATTTCATGGAG GTTGAGTACCTTCCTGTTGTATCACCTCATGAGAATCAGAAAGAAAATGCTGTACGGTTTGCTCAAAGG ACTGGCCATGCTGTTGCAACTGCCCTTAATGTTGTACAAACATCTCATTCTTATGGCGATGTACTGCTTCTCGCTAAGGCATTGGAGGCCAATCAG GAAAATCCATCACTCTATTTTGTTGAGATGGCAGCGGTTGAAGCG GCATTTCATTTGAGCTCTTTGGAGGCTGTAGAGTTTCTGGATGTTTTCCTTTCAATGAACCCAGACTCCAA GGGACAGGTCGAGATTCAGGACTTCCTCAGGGTTTTAAGACTGAAACCCTGTACTCTTTctgaaaag ATGTTTGGCTTCACTGATATGCAGAAGAGCGGTAAAATGACATTCAAGCAG TTTTTGGTTGGTTCAGCTCATATCTTGAAGCAGCCATTGTTTCATCAAGCCTGTGAATCAGCCTTTACTGCATGTGGCGACGATGGGAAGAACTACATTCTGGAGCAAGAG